The following proteins are encoded in a genomic region of Sebastes fasciatus isolate fSebFas1 chromosome 14, fSebFas1.pri, whole genome shotgun sequence:
- the LOC141782078 gene encoding serine/threonine-protein kinase pim-1-like: MDRTRTTRRLQRRACPYTKTLGQHRTRVSEGEHPDSSQDNLRVRLLKRKAREDREGPSSSEDVQRENLKTKDKTKLYTTQKLPAHVQRAAFKAKYKQQKKLGEGGCGAVFAGYRKADNLPVAIKHVPSETQFIKHVDEHGNTFSVEVAVMLKLAADTSGSAGSSAPVSLLDWYDLEQELILVLERPVPCVDLATYICSKGGSLEEEEAKIILKQLVDAAIELQDKGIFHRDIKVQNILIETGSDLLRVRLIDFGLSCFVKRCSTYQQFYGTFNHIPPELYNSDRYRAGPTTAWQMGVVLYETLHRYRVFETLSFLKNSLRFSQRLSKNCKDFLQSCLTEDPKQRLTLEQLKHHPWLR; the protein is encoded by the exons ATGGATAGGACTAGGACGACTAGGAGGCTTCAAAGGAGGGCCTGTCCTTACACAAAGACCCTCGGGCAGCACAGGACAAGGGTCTCTGAAGGAGAACACCCAGACTCCTCTCAAGATAATCTCCGTGTGAGACTATTGAAGAGGAAAgccagagaagacagagaaggacCGTCCTCTTCAGAGGACGTTCAGAGAG AAAACCTGAAGACCAAGGACAAGACCAAACTCTACACCACACAAAAGTTGCCTGCACATGTGCAAAGAG ctGCATTCAAGGCCAAatacaaacaacagaaaaagcTCGGCGAAGGAGGGTGTGGTGCTGTGTTTGCTGGCTATCGCAAAGCAGATAATTTGCCT GTTGCCATCAAACACGTCCCAAGCGAGACTCAGTTCATCAAACACGTG GACGAGCATGGGAATACGTTCTCCGTGGAGGTGGCCGTCATGTTGAAACTGGCGGCCGATACAAGTGGCTCAGCGGGCTCCTCGGCACCTGTGTCCCTACTGGACTGGTATGATCTGGAACAGGAGCTGATCCTGGTGCTGGAGAGACCAGTCCCCTGCGTGGACTTGGCCACGTACATCTGCTCAAAGGGAGGCTCCttagaagaggaagaggccaAG ATCATCCTGAAACAGCTGGTTGATGCAGCAATTGAGCTTCAGGATAAGGGCATCTTTCACCGGGACATCAAGGTGCAAAATATCTTGATCGAGACCGGCTCTGACCTCCTGCGAGTTCGCCTCATTGACTTTGGACTGAGCTGCTTCGTGAAGAGATGCTCCACTTACCAGCAATTCTACG GTACCTTTAATCACATCCCTCCAGAGTTGTACAATAGTGACCGCTACAGGGCCGGCCCCACCACAGCGTGGCAGATGGGAGTGGTCCTGTATGAAACGCTCCACCGATACAGAGTTTTTGAGACCCTCTCGTTCCTCAAAAACAGTCTGAGATTCAGCCAGAggctgtccaaaa aTTGCAAGGATTTCTTGCAAAGCTGTCTGACTGAAGACCCCAAACAGCGCCTGACCCTGGAGCAGCTCAAGCATCACCCATGGCTCAGATAA